Proteins encoded in a region of the Scrofimicrobium sp. R131 genome:
- a CDS encoding sugar ABC transporter permease, translating to MSAQTLSQPNVGSGQTPEPPQNRRSFGRWARDKGWRHLVGIVMSIVALTPIIYIISASLNVNGTLTGSNELFSTVSPTNYQALNATMFWKWVGNTLVIASVTSIGTVLMAAAAAYAFSRFRFKGRRLGLTSLLIIQMFPQMLAFVAIFLLLLNLGNVVPILGLNSTLALIAVYLGGALGVNTFLLYGFFNSIPKELDEAAMIDGASHAQIYWTIVLRLASPILAVVALLSFISTFGDFVIARVILQSESNWTVAIGLYSWVSSRLDANWGQFAAGAIIATIPVLVLFLFLQKYIVGGLTAGSVKG from the coding sequence ATGAGCGCGCAAACATTATCTCAACCCAACGTGGGCTCGGGGCAGACCCCGGAGCCGCCGCAGAACCGTCGGTCGTTTGGCCGCTGGGCACGGGACAAGGGCTGGCGACACCTGGTTGGCATCGTGATGTCGATCGTGGCCCTGACCCCGATCATCTACATCATCTCAGCCTCGCTCAACGTGAACGGCACCCTGACCGGGTCGAACGAACTGTTCTCCACGGTGAGCCCGACCAACTACCAGGCACTGAACGCAACCATGTTCTGGAAGTGGGTCGGCAACACCCTGGTGATCGCCTCGGTTACCTCAATCGGTACGGTGCTGATGGCGGCCGCGGCTGCCTACGCCTTCTCCCGGTTCCGGTTCAAGGGTCGCCGCCTCGGCCTGACTTCCCTCCTCATCATCCAGATGTTCCCGCAGATGCTGGCATTCGTGGCCATCTTCCTGCTGCTGCTCAACCTGGGGAATGTGGTTCCGATTCTGGGGTTGAACTCGACCCTCGCCCTGATTGCGGTCTACCTGGGCGGCGCGCTGGGGGTGAACACCTTCCTGCTGTACGGCTTCTTCAACTCGATTCCGAAGGAACTGGATGAGGCCGCCATGATCGACGGAGCCTCCCACGCGCAGATCTACTGGACCATTGTGCTCAGGCTCGCGTCCCCGATTCTGGCGGTGGTGGCGCTGCTCAGTTTCATCTCCACGTTTGGCGACTTCGTCATCGCCAGGGTGATCCTGCAATCAGAGTCGAACTGGACGGTGGCGATCGGCCTCTACTCCTGGGTTTCCAGCCGGTTGGACGCCAACTGGGGACAGTTTGCCGCCGGGGCCATCATCGCCACCATCCCGGTGCTGGTTCTGTTCCTGTTCCTGCAAAAGTACATTGTCGGTGGCCTGACCGCCGGCTCAGTCAAGGGCTAG